The proteins below are encoded in one region of Macrococcus armenti:
- the serS gene encoding serine--tRNA ligase — translation MLDIKLFRTEPEFVKKKLEMRAIDASIVDEILALDAKSRELTAQTEELKAKRNKASEEIAQKKRNKENADDAINAMREVGEEIKSIDTELNEVSATLRDKLVRLPNLVSDETPFGKDEDENVEVKKWGTPRTFDFEAKAHWDIVEDLNMADFERAAKVSGARFAFLTKDGARLERALMNFMLDTHRENGYEEMVTPQLVNAASMFGTGQLPKFEEDLFKVEKEGLYTIPTSEVPLTNFYRDEILTDDLLPTKFTAMTACFRSEAGSAGRDTRGLIRMHQFNKVEMVRFERPEDSYAALEDMTRSAESILEKLNIPYRTIALCSGDIGFGAAKTYDVEVWLPSYNAYKEISSCSNMTDFQARRANIRFKRDKNAKAELVNTLNGSGLAVGRTFAAVVENYQNEDGSITVPEVLVPYMGGQTVIK, via the coding sequence ATGTTAGACATTAAATTATTTAGAACAGAACCAGAATTCGTTAAGAAAAAATTAGAAATGCGTGCGATTGATGCTTCAATCGTTGATGAAATTTTAGCACTGGATGCAAAGTCTCGTGAACTTACTGCACAAACAGAAGAACTAAAGGCTAAACGTAATAAAGCGAGTGAAGAAATTGCACAGAAGAAACGTAATAAAGAGAATGCAGATGATGCAATTAATGCAATGCGTGAAGTAGGAGAAGAAATTAAATCAATTGATACAGAATTAAACGAAGTATCTGCAACTTTAAGAGATAAACTTGTACGTCTGCCGAACTTAGTAAGCGATGAAACGCCATTTGGGAAAGATGAAGATGAAAACGTTGAAGTGAAAAAATGGGGTACACCACGTACGTTTGACTTTGAAGCGAAAGCACATTGGGATATCGTTGAAGATTTAAATATGGCGGATTTTGAACGTGCTGCTAAAGTTTCAGGAGCGCGCTTTGCGTTCTTAACGAAAGATGGTGCACGTTTAGAACGTGCATTAATGAACTTTATGTTAGACACACACCGCGAAAACGGATACGAAGAAATGGTAACACCACAATTAGTAAATGCAGCTTCTATGTTTGGTACTGGCCAACTTCCTAAATTTGAAGAAGATTTATTCAAAGTTGAAAAAGAAGGTCTATATACAATTCCAACTTCAGAAGTACCATTAACAAACTTCTATCGTGATGAAATCTTAACAGATGATTTGCTACCGACGAAATTTACAGCGATGACTGCATGTTTCAGAAGTGAAGCGGGTTCAGCAGGTCGTGATACACGTGGTTTGATTCGTATGCATCAGTTTAATAAAGTAGAGATGGTACGCTTTGAGCGCCCTGAAGATTCTTATGCTGCATTAGAAGATATGACACGTTCAGCTGAAAGCATTCTAGAAAAGCTGAATATCCCTTATCGTACAATCGCATTATGTTCTGGTGACATTGGATTTGGGGCAGCGAAAACTTACGATGTTGAAGTATGGTTACCTAGCTATAATGCATATAAAGAAATCAGCTCTTGCTCTAATATGACGGATTTCCAGGCACGTCGTGCTAACATTCGTTTTAAACGTGATAAAAATGCAAAGGCTGAACTTGTGAACACATTAAATGGTTCAGGTCTTGCGGTAGGACGTACATTTGCTGCAGTCGTAGAGAACTATCAGAATGAAGACGGATCAATTACAGTACCAGAAGTATTAGTTCCATATATGGGCGGACAAACAGTAATTAAATAA